A single Anopheles funestus chromosome 2RL, idAnoFuneDA-416_04, whole genome shotgun sequence DNA region contains:
- the LOC125763558 gene encoding F-actin-capping protein subunit beta, with protein MTDQQMDCALDLMRRLPPQQIEKNLIDLIDLAPALCEDLLTSVDQPLKIAKDKETGKDYLLCDYNRDGDSYRSPWSNTYDPPLEDGSMPSERLRKLEIEANLAFDQYREMYYEGGVSSAYLWDLDHGFAGVILIKKAGEGNQKTKGCWDSIHVVEVQEKSSGRTAHYKLTSTAMLWLQTNRQGSGTINLGGSLTRQIEQDAPVSESSPHIANIGRIVEDMENKIRNTLNEIYFGKTKDIVNGLRSIQSLADTNQQATLKKDLAAALLRRTGKSEN; from the exons ATG ACGGATCAACAAATGGATTGTGCCCTGGATCTGATGCGGCGCCTTCCTCCACAACAGATTGAGAAGAATCTTATCGATCTGATCGATTTGGCACCGGCACTATGTGAGGATCTGCTGACATCCGTGGATCAACCGCTGAAGATAGCGAAGGATAAGGAAACGGGCAAAGACTATCTGCTGTGTGATTACAATCGCGACGGTGACTCCTACCGTTCGCCCTGGTCGAACACGTACGATCCGCCACTGGAAGATGGTTCGATGCCATCGGAACGGCTCCGCAAGCTGGAAATCGAAGCAAACCTTGCGTTCGATCAGTACCGCGAGATGTACTACGAGGGCGGCGTGTCGTCAGCCTACCTGTGGGATCTTGATCATGGATTTGCTGGTGTGATTCTGATCAAAAAAGCCGGCGAAGGCAACCAGAAGACGAAGGGTTGCTGGGATTCAATACATGTCGTCGAGGTGCAGGAAAAGAGTTCCGGGCGAACGGCGCACTACAAGCTAACGTCGACCGCTATGCTGTGGCTGCAGACTAACAGACAGGGCTCCGGTACGATCAACCTTGGTGGAAGCCTCACCAGACAG ATCGAACAAGATGCCCCTGTGAGCGAATCCAGCCCGCATATTGCCAACATCGGCCGTATTGTCGAAGACATGGAGAATAAGATACGTAACACGCTAAACGAGATTTACTTCGGCAAAACGAAGGACATCGTAAACGGGCTGCGAAGTATTCAGTCGCTGGCCGACACAAATCAGCAGGCGACGTTGAAGAAGGATCTAGCGGCAGCGCTGCTACGGCGAACTGGCAAGAGCGAGAACTGA